A single window of Luteipulveratus halotolerans DNA harbors:
- the smpB gene encoding SsrA-binding protein SmpB, protein MATKKKARDDDTSNKVVARNRKARHDYLIEDTVEAGLVLMGTEVKSLRMGRASLVDGFASEQNGELWLEGVHIPEYVQGTWTNHAARRKRKLLMHRHEIDKLIRKSQEAGHTLIPLELYFKDGRVKVEIALAKGKKQYDKRETLRRRTDEREAERAMQVRLKRGG, encoded by the coding sequence ATGGCCACCAAGAAGAAGGCGCGTGACGACGACACCTCCAACAAGGTCGTCGCCCGCAACCGCAAGGCCCGTCACGACTACCTCATCGAGGACACCGTCGAGGCCGGCCTGGTGCTCATGGGCACCGAGGTCAAGTCGCTGCGCATGGGTCGCGCGTCCCTGGTCGACGGGTTCGCCAGCGAGCAGAACGGCGAGCTGTGGCTCGAGGGGGTGCACATCCCCGAGTACGTCCAGGGCACCTGGACCAACCACGCCGCCCGCCGCAAGCGCAAGCTGCTCATGCACCGCCACGAGATCGACAAGCTGATCCGCAAGAGCCAGGAGGCGGGGCACACCCTGATCCCGCTCGAGCTGTACTTCAAGGACGGCCGGGTCAAGGTCGAGATCGCGCTCGCCAAGGGCAAGAAGCAGTACGACAAGCGCGAGACGCTGCGTCGGCGTACCGATGAGCGTGAGGCCGAGCGCGCGATGCAGGTTCGGCTCAAGCGCGGAGGCTGA